Part of the Dioscorea cayenensis subsp. rotundata cultivar TDr96_F1 unplaced genomic scaffold, TDr96_F1_v2_PseudoChromosome.rev07_lg8_w22 25.fasta BLBR01000099.1, whole genome shotgun sequence genome is shown below.
tttaaaCAATGTAAATGGAATGTACATAATtacagcgtaaattaaacaactgAAAtgaaccgaatggaatttaacacgcCTTTACAAtcgaaaacaaacaaaatttacattgagatatataAGTCTATTATTCaaacgaaaacaatgaattgaatgtccAGCTTACATTCGAAACAAAATCGACATCGAGATATACAAGATATGTTCTTCGGTCCACAAATCTTAAACCGCTCGTGACGTCCCTTTGCTGGATGGACGCCGACGCCTCCCCTACTTAAGTATGCGGTAACATATCTCACttgaggtaaggaacgccctACTGCTGTAGTCGTAACTTCACCCCAAAGCTAATCGTCGACAAAACCGCACGACGTGACGCGCAATCGACGTCCTTGTTTCGCGTGGGCGTTTCGCTGTCGCACGCAGTGGGTACTTCGCCGCCGCCGACTGGCCGAACTCGCATATCggcacaattgtcgaatagattctgCCGCTGATACAGAGTTAGCagttagaataccgattaaataccaaacactattaatcggacataattatcttaccatgtccaacgctgccTTTATCGTGCTTCGGACACTGAAGAATAATGTCCGTATTCTCgtttatcattgtcgaggacgatacacatggaagtggccattcacgattatcgggaggatgacaatttgaactctCGCAGTTACATTGACAacatccccgaccatagccgctaattgtttcatgtgcgtccCCGCTTTGGACATAGCGCAAGCGGGCTCTGAGTGATATGCGAGGcgctcttgtaaggatatgatATACGCTTCAaacgacttttgtattatgtatcgaaaagcgcccatcacatcatctctgaccatctccttcccctcgcaAGCAGTGTACAATTTGTCCCGTGGTACAGCtggcgtcattcttccacagcGATCTAGggtcgaggttaaacgataacgagataataagaccatattgtataaatgtttaaatgatattatcaaattgttaaatgatattatatataattaaacgttaagtgaaaaattaaatgataacataaaagacattaaacaccatTAGAAAATCGATTCatacactataataaaaactttaaacactatcataaaaacttaagaCTTACTCCGATCCATAGAGCAgggctgaggaagatcctcatcaactcctgctcatatttgttaagacgcaTACTGAGCCAACCCAtgggaataaaaagctttttgaGTCATTccgtcccattgttgattggccttaatcatctctctcgttgctcggctGGGGTCTTCATGGGCACCCGCCAGCTGCACCTTCATGGTGTTCAAGACCGCCAGATCTTCCTTTCGATGCGTGGACGGCCGATCTAACATCAACCgcgacacatccttacatggttgtattTGTGTGGGATCGTGCCTCGCTTCGTCATGTGCGATCGGGTTACCACGGCCACGGCCACTGCGCAAtgcattcaacgatcttctcaaccgcgtccacgacgacaagatcattgggagacacacccttagcttgttctcgATCCGCAAGGATTgcgtccatctttgatgccgcgatCTCGCAACGGTTCCACCAgtccatcgattcattaagaagagagtCGACGACCTTTCCTCAACCGGCAAGAatcggccacatcatctacgatgtcctccaccgtcacggccatgtcatcaacggcgataaACTCGCAGAATAAAGATcaccaccgatggtgttgctattgtttcatcgtcgaccGGCCGTGGAGATagaggcgatattgttctcctctttttcgcaagtctcttcgaatgtggtcgccttgaacgaccttcccgacGATGTCATCGCTCGCCAAATTCGCCTTGTTCGTCCGGTGCTTCAGcctttggagggatggcgcagtCGGCTGCGAACGTCCTTCCAgctgcctcaacacgagcgatgCTCGAGGAAACTCCCATTAATCAATATCTCGCACGCCTGCGATAAGAGTTGCgctgacatcttcgcctaatgtcgccgaCTACGCTGCCACGGCCGggagggctgccatggtcgggggccGCCACAATGGGACCGCCGTTGTCGCGGTAGCTGCTGTAACCGCCGGatgggggagggcttctcccaAGGCCGAGGATCGTGCGTGCGGCGTGGTCGGAAGTAGGGAGAATCAAGGCCGAGCGCGCACGATAGTAGGCCGCCTCTCTCATCCTCGCCTTTGAAAGCAAGTGTTCCCGAGCAATAGCATCGATCCGCTCGGTTgccccaataaatattttttcttcaaagattcgcgGAACTCActcgagaaactaacatatgtaaaaccaaaacaatgtcaataaatcattcattttaaactataaaaactatattttaaaacagattggttatatatttaaacgttatagaatatatttaaacggagaacaaaaatatttaaaccaagtatgaataagtttttaaacggtaaatactaaagttaaacactaaataatatgttttacattaaagacttatgttaaacattgtccatgatttattacctctttcccaTCGAGCGACGACAAGTCGGTTTCTACCGCCGCTGCTTCCGgtgaagtactttcaccgtagcacgcgATCCTCGGGACCTCGCCAAAgcgactttcttccccgctccggccaCCGTAGAAACCgcacgttaagcgcgaccgagcaaccccttAACGTacccgtgttggtcttcttcccatgCAGATCTATCTCTGCACTCCCGGCGGCCGCcagtggaatatcctccataagccacttctGCGTCGCCGCGCCCTACGCGCAGACGccccatggtcggtagatcatcgacgtaatcaacgcatccagctcgaaccgagcatgatgtatttgggaagatgACTcatacccatgaggtacaccatcaggagtttgacaaaattatgtTCTTCTcccctctcgtcgaacaagtcgcaCTGTAACGCCTTCGATGGAGTCTCCGCCTCGTAGAtgttttgatagataccgcccttcgaacgcacgaccggttttcttctttcCGAAGACGCatcgcgtcgccatcgcaacgctagcatcaagaacgagggccacatctcgaggtctcaAACTCAagagctttcccgatcctcgaatttattggtgcatcgtatctttgcaaaaagagaatcaagaaggacctctcttggtatatagctttcACTCAAATCACCGCAATACTGTGTttttcgaataatctcccaaaggtcgaggggtcatgttatcttcaATTCAGCCTAAGATCTCCACAACCGtagtcaaatagcatcgcccattaactaggttgaccgccataatcacaagctcccGCGATAATAACAACATATTCAACACGCAAGATCGACAAAAAGTTTAgccggaaatataaggttttaaaatcGCAGAACCTCTCGCTATTAAAcgagagatatcaaatgttaaacagagacccattttcttaaagcagacgggaatacttaaacagtagacaacaaattttaaactgtaacatctcatttcttaaacgccaaccctcatttgtaaaaccgcaaaccatatcaaacgaaaagtggaaatgtacattataaacattacacaaatcataacaatagaaaaactatttcgatgaGTGTATAcatatgaaaatgcaaaaacaaaacaaaaaccctagcgagaaatctccctcagactaacaaaaccctcaAACTGAGAAATCCCCtttgcagacttcaatatcttccaataaaacagagagcacaaaacaaaaaccgaaaaatctttctttcgaATGTaacagcttaacataaaaccatactcaatacctgaGATCGTAgaatcgatgaaatgccaactagctacgtgggacttctccttcgagatctggtggaaagggaaaagtcgatgaaatgccaattacagaggcttcacGAGAGACAACTTTGGAGACAGTTTCTGAAATGGAAAAGgcaagacgcgagttgagaaaaagcaaaagaGCCCAATAAATTCGGCTCTTGCGGGTTACTCCTACGGAAAACCCACcacacttcctctcaaaccgccgagatcagtgcagcccacgactccctACTGCAGCGGCATTTTTCGTCccataaaattttgaaactcactccgctcacatccgctatgCGCTTTGCGGGTTTCAAAAACATAGTGTTTAAAAAGAGGGGTTTTAGGAATGCAAAACTCACATGGGTGTTTTAGCGATTTCTACAAACTTAGATGGTCGACAATTtccatcaaaaatttaaatattaaaaaaattaaacaaaatattaaaaaaatcatgatttttatgCTACTTGGTGAATTTTTATATGAGTGAACGATTTTACCCATGTTAAAAATGACAAATTTAATATCTTGactttttaaatctaaaaaaatcgTATGCCATAAAAACtcactctttatttttttaaaatctcagAAACCTTGCTCTTTATCTTATAAATCTCATAAAAAAGCCACaaggttttgtttttaatttcccaAAAACAATTTGTTAACAtgttagagaagaagaagaagaagaagaagaagaagaagaaggagaagagcaTCATCATCCATGGCTTCTCAAACCCCTAGTTCTCCAGGTCATGGCCGCCATGCTTCAACTCCGCCCCTTCTCCACTTCCCTTTCCCCTCCCCACGCTTCCCTGGCTGGACAACCAACTCCATCCTCTCCATCCTCGCCGCCATcccctccttcttcttcctcgcCACCCGCTCCATCGGCCGCCAACCCACAACTCGCCATCGCTCCCCTCTCAAACCTCGACCTCTCCGTCTCCACACCCTCGCCGTCCACCGCGACCCTTCCAGGATCCATCTCGGCGTTTCTCAAGCCCTAGCCTTCTACTCCTGGGTCGAATCCCACTGTGGATTCATCCACAACGAGAGCACTTGCCGCGCGATGTGCCGAATCCTTGCCAAATCCAACAACCTCCGGATTCTATGGCGGTTCCTCAGATCCAACCAAACCCtagtcaccaccaccaccatcacctccATCATCAAGGTCCTTGGCGATGAGGGTTTGGCCAAGGAGGCCTTGGCCGCATTCTATCGGATGAAACAACTGCATTGCAAGCCTGATGTCATCGCCTACAACACCCTCATCTCGGCGCTCTGCCGGATTGGTGATTTCAAGAATGCAAGATCTCTTCTTGAGCAAATGGAGCTGCCCGGAGCTCGGTGCTCGCCGGATACCTGCACTTATACGATCCTCATTGGGTACTATTGCCGGAGGAGCATGGAGACCGGGTGCCGGAAAGCGATCAGGAGGAGAATTTGGGAGGCTAATCACATGTTCCGGCGAATGCTTTTCAAGGGTTTTGTTCCTGATGTTGTGACCTACAACTGTTTGATCAATGGTCTCTGTAAGAGTTATCGGATTGAGAGAGCTCTggaggtgtttgatgaaatgctgcAGAGAGGTTGTGTGCCAAATAGAGTTACTTATAATTCTTTCATTAGGTATTATAGTGTTGTGAATGAGGTTGATAAGGGTGTTGAGATGATGAGGGCAATGGTGGCACGGAAGCATGGTGTGCCCATGTCGAGCTCTTACACGCCGATAATTCATTCGCTTTGTGAGGCCGGAAGGGTTGAGGAAGCGAGGGATTTTCTCGTTGAGATGGTTCAGTTTGGGTCTGTTCCGAGGGAGTATACGTATAAATTGGTTTGTGATGCTTTGAGTAGATTGGGTGTGGATGGTTTTGGAGCTGATTTGAGGAGACGAATTGAGGATGGAATCGATGCGAGGTTTAGATCAGTGATGCGGGTGAAGCCTATAATGCAACGCCCGAAATAGATCtatttgtgtatttggatgatgtAATGATAAATCAAGCTGTTACACTTTGATAACTGTTGCTCTTTGTGAGGCAAGGAAAGTTATGAAAGTAAGGAAGGTCTATTCCGAGGGAGCACATACATCCATATGAACTAGTTTGTGATGCATTGGATAGTTCAGGGGGAAGAAGGTTTTGGGGCTGATAAGAGTGGAAGAATAGAGAATGATATTGATGAAAGGCTTAGTCCAGTGATGCCGGTGAGGCCTGTGTTCGAATTGTCAAAAGAGATCAGTTGTGGATGTCTGATGACAAGGTGAGGCCGAAGTTGAGTTCAGCTTTGTAGCAATGAGATGGAGCAAAAGGGAACCAATAAAGAGCACTTAAGTTCTACAGGTGAAAACTACTACCAATCTTATTCCATTTCATTAATCTTGTTGCTTGCTTCTTACTTCCTATAGAAAGTATGCTGAGTCTTAACAACTTTTTGCTGTACTGCTACCTTGAGTTCACTTTGATGctagatgtatttttttttttaggtaaaGCTTAATCTTGGACATCCTTGTGTTATTCCTGATAGTTaaattgaaaaacaatgaatgcTCACAAGAGATGTACAATGTGCTTTGCTTTTAGTGTTCCTGCTTTCTTGTGGCAAGTTATCACCATGTTAGCTGCCATATTCAGTATCTGTTATTAGTATCTCTTGATGTTGAAGTGTTATGGCCAAAACTATGACAAAAAAGAGATGATATAATAAAATGGAATATATTATCATTAAGTCAGGACTTGTTAGATTTTCTATAGTGTAGTGGTCAGATTAGAAATAGGATAAGGGATATTAGCTTTTGATCTATTCCACACCGTCACATGGACGCTGGAACCACCGatacacaaccactactcacaccTCTAAAATTATACCCTCACATGTGATTCGAACTCTTACCACTTGTAAAAGATTCTAACTGAAAAATCAGTTACTAATAAATCACTTGGTCGTTGGTAAATCACATGACctcttttgctatttttttattgttgtgattcgaactctcaccattCGTGAAGGATTCTAACGGGGAAATTAGTTACTAAAAAATCACTTGGTCTTTGGTCAATCACATGACCTCTTTTGGCACTTCTTTATTGTTGTAAGCTTGGCTAGTTACATTCTTGAccaaatcataataaaattggTGTGGTATGAATGTAAGTTCAAACCAAAAAATCATTTGACTTTGGTTAGTTTGTTAATTATCCGGACCAATATGATTTTATAGTTGTCATCAAACTCAATGAAATCCAATTTTAGAAGGCAACAGGTCTTTGTGCTAATTGACATTTACTTACTCGAGCTCACTTATATAAGtgaaatatttaacttttttgCTATTAGATACAGATAATGTCCCTCTATTaaacttaatttatttgattagtTTGACATCAGATTTAACTATGCCTCTTCTTAAATAAATACCAAACTGGATTTTGCAATAGAGCAAATCATGCATTTTGTTGGTTCATTGTGTTtgttatacatatttatatcatAACTTCCCCAGGTGTCCAGGATGGCCTGAAGCGCTTGATGAAAAGATCTTTTTGGTGGAACATGAATCTTAATGGAATAACAGTTGATTAGACAGTAAATTCTGGGTTGAGTTCCATTTGTGATAATCATTTGATTGTAATTGATTGGATATTATGGACATTATCCATCTTGTATTTATTGCTGATGTAAAGCCACTATCTAACAGAGTAAAGGAAGTGAAAACAAGAtcacaattttttcaaaaaccaataCTGTATTAATCAGGCACCAGTTTCTCATAACAAATAACTTTAACAAATACAACCCTAAGCACAAAACTTAAAActaatttgcaaaaattatattaaattttagagAGCCTAAtaatctgtgtgtgtgtgtgttgtgttCAAGAAGCAAATAACTAGTTCAATGACGAACAAAGTGGCCATTAAACAAGCTCTAATACTACTGCAAAAAGCCATAGAGATACAGCTGAATATTCAAGAAgattatgattaattaaaaaaaaaaaacttggggCCATCAATTTTTGAAACAGTTTGAAGTCAGGGGAATAGTCTTTCCAAGTACAAAATGTATAAACAAAGGTATTGCATCATCCATCCATCCCAAACTTATTGTTTAACAGATGCAGGCAACTTATAGAATGTAGGATCATGAAAAGCTAATACCATGACAAGGTGCCATAAAACTCAGTAATCCTTTTTACCAAAGTTATCACACCAGAGCTGGGAAGGAATAGGGCGAACCGGGTAATGAGGCCGTTGCTGAAAGgcaaaaaattaatgaaaagaaaacagtgAGATTCTGGAATTATAGATTGAATTACTATGTAGATTTAAGATCCAATAACATATATAGAAATCATAGAGGTACGAGCAAAATCTTATAAATGGTTTGTACGATCTCATTTGCAGTCACCATAAAAATGGAATATGCATGTGTTATGTGAGTTACTAACAGGTACTAATTCACGACATGCTTCCAACAAAACCATTGAGGAGGCTTCAATGGCAAAAGTTTATTTCAAGCTTAAGTAATCAAAGTTGAAACAAATATGTCAACAGAAGAAAAGTTATCATGGTTTTAGGTACTCATTTCTAAAAATTTCAGCCCACATATTCTGTGATGTAACAGGAATCCAAAATAGAAAAACTGTACAAGTGACAAACTTTGATTTAGTGAGGGGAAGTGAAAAGCTAACAGACAGTTCAGGAGAACAATAAGCGTTTTCAATAGCACTAGTCATGCATAACTACATGGGATCTCCAGCTGCAAATGCACAATTATCATAAGTTGAAGGATTTCGAGTGACCTAACTGTATCACTGTTACCACAGTCCATAGTCAACTATTACAACCAAAATAATTGGCATGTGATTTCCATTGGCTAAATAATTATTGGAACTAGTCATGAATAATCAAAAAGAggtatattctttttatttataactatTACTTTTTTCTTGTCTAAACTTTCTGATAAAAAGGAATTAACACTGTCATCGTCAAACACATGAACTTCAGTCTTAAAATTTGTAACCAGATCTGGTCATTGTCATGCATTACAAGGCTTTTCCCAAACAATAAATGGAACCAGCAGTAAAGATATCATGAAAGGTAAAAGGCATTGGTACTCTAGGAAAAAATATCACTATAGTCACGGTTCTTGAAAGACCAATTAAAACCTATAAGGGTAATTATtgatgaagaataaaaaagtgaACGATTCTCCATGTTTAGAGTCTTAAGACTCTTTCCTATTAAAGTGGAACAAATAGATTTATTCTTGGTCAGCTGACACTAGATCTACAATCTGGGAGAAACAATCCTTTTTCCCATATTCAACTTGGCAAGTTAACAAAATCCAACTTTTCAAAGTTTCATATCAGGCCGAAAAATGTTCACTTTCATGCATGAGACCCCTTTGAAATGAATCCCGGAAAGTTTTTTGGCAAATAGAAGTAATGGCTGACATAGGCTGCAAAGATATTGaactatttgaaaataatttgctTATGTTAAGATCAAGCCCTAACTAAGGTTCCAATGCATAATGCTGAGCTTGAACATGTTTCTGAATTGTTGGAGCTTGGAACATTTACACTCGTTTCaggataatttttaaatacaaaattcttttcttaaaaaaaggaGATAGCTTATGTAACAAGTTCCTCTCTCATAAAAGTTAAGTCACGGGTTTGTTCGAGTTCAACTATTAGTTAAACACCAATTATAGAGTTATTTCAATTGATTTGAGCCCTACAGCTCAATCAGAGCTAAATCTGTGGTTCATACCTCTTACACAACAAAATGGTTATGCAACCGCTCAAGTTTGGGTCTAAACGGAACCAACCCAAGCTTGAATTGGTATTCAGGTAATTAGATACAtgggccattttttttttcttgataaaaTAGAGCAGTCAAACCCAACTTTCCCTCATTTGACAGAAATGGGATTTGACACTAATTTCCCAGTTCCTTCACCccaatgaaaacacaaattgtAACCACAAATTGtaaaactaactaaaaatcAAGCACAAAGATACTGATCACTCAAACTCATGCCCTTTTAACGCTAGCTGTGCAAAATATGCAaagaaaattttgcaaatgCACGACAACACAAATATGGAATCTGCACAAATAGGATGATCTCATAATAAAACTTTTGCAACTTATTCTACTTTTTTGTAAGAATGGAGAAAAGGTAAGAAAAGATCCGAGATACATTGGATCACATGAAAGCATATGAAATTTTGCACTCATGTACTCCAAAATCAAATTATTCTTTGAATAAATAAGAATACTCAATAAACAGGAACAACTAATACTTCTTGATTGGTCAGGTCAAACAAATTATAGCTAGTATCTATTAGCATCTCTTGAAGCTAAAAGCTCCATCCAACAAGCAAAAGTGGTGATGCAAAACTAGGAAGTAGTCGCATGAAATGTGAATGAATCCACAAGAAACCAAGATACATATGCACTTAAGACatggaaaatttaaaaagatgaaaTCAGTAGGCAATAGAGCTCTGTATaacttacaaaataaaaaagaaaaaaaaaattcttaaaaataatagcaaatCCTAACTATTCAAATACACTTAACACCTAGAAAAATCTAAATACATGAACTTGAAGGTTTAAGCAATCTCTAAAACCAgggattataaacaaaaataactttgACCTCAGGATGCTTATGTTACCCTAATCCGGATTCACAATTCTCATGCACTCCAAATGGATTCAGCATAGAAGATTACtatgaaaaataacacaatCACTGCTCAGTCATACCAAATCCTCAATCTTTCTCACTAAAAGCCGGTAAATGACTGAGTTTCTCTtccataaaaatgataaattccAAGAAACCAatgcataaaaaacaaaactacaaTCTTTGACCTAGAAATCAACTACAATCATGCATGGAAACAAGATCGgatcaaaaggaaaagaaaagaaaatgcaaaCACGAGTGAAATTAGGAGGGTAAGACCTCGAGCTCGGCTGATTTCTTGGCGATAGGGATGCAAATGAGAAAGATGCCAAACATGGCGATGGCGGTGTTGCGCTTCCAGTGCTTAGGGCGACAGTAGGGGCCGCCGGTCATGCTCCACACCTTGGCCCTGAAATCCTCTCCATGGTGCGCGTGATCTCCTCCCTCCGCCCA
Proteins encoded:
- the LOC120253475 gene encoding LOW QUALITY PROTEIN: pentatricopeptide repeat-containing protein At1g77405-like (The sequence of the model RefSeq protein was modified relative to this genomic sequence to represent the inferred CDS: deleted 2 bases in 1 codon) encodes the protein MRNRELRLCDHRDRESGTGGLDEEDRKSQALDVRELYLQLAAMDPITIDASFANEHSSPLGIANKLDDDDGNIRHTVLQVMAAMLQLRPFSTSLSPPHASLATTNSILSILAAIPSFFFLATRSIGRQPTTRHRSPLKPRPLRLHTLAVHRDPSRIHLGVSQALAFYSWVESHCGFIHNESTCRAMCRILAKSNNLRILWRFLRSNQTLVTTTTITSIIKVLGDEGLAKEALAAFYRMKQLHCKPDVIAYNTLISALCRIGDFKNARSLLEQMELPGARCSPDTCTYTILIGYYCRRSMETGCRKAIRRRIWEANHMFRRMLFKGFVPDVVTYNCLINGLCKSYRIERALEVFDEMLQRGCVPNRVTYNSFIRYYSVVNEVDKGVEMMRAMVARKHGVPMSSSYTPIIHSLCEAGRVEEARDFLVEMVQFGSVPREYTYKLVCDALSRLGVDGFGADLRRRIEDGIDARFRSVMRVKPIMQRPK
- the LOC120253476 gene encoding uncharacterized protein LOC120253476, which produces MAFIESSTRIGDSEKFDRERERERESLRPWAEGGDHAHHGEDFRAKVWSMTGGPYCRPKHWKRNTAIAMFGIFLICIPIAKKSAELEQRPHYPVRPIPSQLWCDNFGKKDY